The DNA region GCCACAGGTCGGCTCCGGCCGCGAGGGCCATGCGCAGCCCGTCGCCGGTGGCGGCCGGGGTGCCCCACACCACCGGGTCGGTCAGCCGCAGGTGGTCGCGGACCATGTCGGGGTTGGCTTCGAAGCCGCCGGTGGCCAGCACGACGCCGCGGGTGGCTCGCACGCGCAGTGCGGTGCCGTCGGGTCCAAAGGCCAGCACACCGAGGACCGCGCCCTGGTCGATGATCAGTTCACGGGCGGGGGTGCCCAGGCGCACCTCGATGCCGCGGGCGTGGACCGCGCCCGACAGGGCCGCCCACAGCAGGCCATCACCCATGCGGCCCTCGACGCCGACCCAGCCGCGCATGACATCACTGCCTTCGAGGTCGGGGAACTCCGGCGGCGGAGTGACCGCCACCCCGACCGGGATGCCGAGGCTTTCCATCCACTCGCTGTTGCGGGCGGTCTCGCGGGCCCACACCTCGATCACGGGCTCGGGGATCGGGCGGCCGGCGCTGAGGCTGCGCAGATAGACAGCGGCCCGCTCGGGGTCCTGGTTGTCGAACCAGACCGCGCCCGAGACCCGGGTGCTGCCGCCGGCGCGGTCACCGGACTCCTTGTCCAGCACCAGCACTCGCGCCCCGGCGTCATGGGCGCTGATGGCGGCCGCGCACCCGGCCCCGCCGAACCCCACGACCACCACGTCGGCCTCGACATCCCACGACAACCCCGCATCGACCACGACCGCACCGTCCTTCCGTCTCGTCTACCGCGAACGGAACCAGCACCGTGCGCGGACCGAAAACGCCGGTCCCACTCAGCGGATCCCGTCACCCGCACCCGCGACGATCATCGGTCACCGCGCGATCGGGTCAGAGCGGATCGCCGAACCACGTCGTGAGCGCGAGGTCCAGGGCGTGTGGTTCGGCCGAGGTCCAGCACACGATGCCGTCGGGACGGATCAGCAGGGCCAGCGGTTCGCGCGGCTGGGCGGGCTTGGCGGTGACGACCGTGACCCGATCCGACCACGGGGCCGCCTGCTCGCGCAGGGCCGGGGAATCGGTCAGGTCGAGCAGAACCGCTGCGCCGGAGCCGAAATGGTCGGCGACGCGGGTGCCGTCGGCCAGCTCGAAGTCGGGGGCGGCCTTGCCGACCAGGGGATCGGCACTGCCCAGGTCGTAGCGGTGCAGGACACCGGAGATCTTGGTCAGCACCCGGGTGGTGGCGGCGCGGGTGTCGAGCAGGTCGGCGGTGACCGCGCGCAGGGCGCGGCTGCGCGGGTCGGTACGCATGAGCGCGACCTGCGCGCGGGTCCAATCCAGCACCCAGGCGCCGATCGGATGGCGTTCGCGAGTGTAGGTGTCCAGCAACGATTCCGGAGAGCGGCCACGAATGACGGCGGCCAGCTTCCAGCCGAGGTTGACCGCGTCGCCGACGCCGAGGTTGAGGCCCTGACCGCCGAACGGCGAGTGCACATGGGCGGCATCGCCGGCGAGCAGCACCCGGCCCTTGCGATAGTCGGGGACCTGGCGGGTGTTATCGGTGAAGCGGGTCGCCGAGATCACCCGGGAAATGGACACTTTCACACCGGTGACGCGTTCGAAACTGTCCTCGAGTTCTTGCGCGGTGATCGGGGTGGTCCGGTCGGCGGGCGGGCCGTCGAGTTCGACGGTCAGGAAGCGGCCGGGGATCGGGCCGTTGACGAAGATGCCGGTAGGGGTGGTGTGCCAGCCCAGGGGCACGTTCTCCGCCCCGGTCATCTCGACCAGCGCCTGGCGGCCGGTGATTTCGGGGTCCAGGCCCGGGAATTCGAACCCGGCGAGCTTGCGCACGGTACTGCGGCCGCCGTCGCAGCCGACCAGCCAGCTCGCGCGAATGCTGTGGTCACCGCACTGCACGGTGATGCCGATGCCGTCGTCGGAGAATCCGGTCACCTCGACACCGCGACGCACGGGCACCCCGAGTTCGGCGGCACGTTCGGCCAGCATGGCCTCGATGGACTGCTGATCGATGAAGCGGACGTCGCCGGCCGGTCCGATATCGGCGAAGGCCGGGTCCTCGCCGTCGATATTGTCCTGCCAGAGCATGATTCCGGCGAAGTGTGCGCCCGCGGGCCGACGCACCGGCGCGGCCTGCACCTGCTTCATGCCGCCGAACATCTGGCCCATGCGGCCCATCGCCGCCTGCTGGACCTCCCGCATCCGCGGCAGCAACCCGCGCCGGTCCAATGCCTGGGCGGTGGGCACGTTGATCGCGCCCGCCTTGATCGTCGTATCCGGTGCGGTCAGCCGTTCGACCACCAGCACGTCCACGCCCGCCAGGCGCAGTTCACACGCCAGCATGAGTCCGACCGGTCCGGCCCCGACCACCACCACGTCTCGTGTCTCGTTCATGGGACCCACTGTGGTGGTGGCCGATTGCCGGACGCTTGCGTCGGCTTGCGCGCGGCTTGCGCGGTCAGTTCCAGCCGCGCTGGTCCTGCTTGAGGGCGGTGTCGATGGCCAGACCGGAGGCCACCACCATCGACAGCAGCGGCTGCGGGAGCTGGCGGTGGATCTGCACCACGTAGTTGTCGGCGGAGGTGAACATGGTCTTGAGCAGGCCCTCCCACGTCTTGGTGATGCGGGCGACCTCCTGACCGGTGTGGTCGTG from Nocardia tengchongensis includes:
- a CDS encoding FAD-dependent monooxygenase, which gives rise to MNETRDVVVVGAGPVGLMLACELRLAGVDVLVVERLTAPDTTIKAGAINVPTAQALDRRGLLPRMREVQQAAMGRMGQMFGGMKQVQAAPVRRPAGAHFAGIMLWQDNIDGEDPAFADIGPAGDVRFIDQQSIEAMLAERAAELGVPVRRGVEVTGFSDDGIGITVQCGDHSIRASWLVGCDGGRSTVRKLAGFEFPGLDPEITGRQALVEMTGAENVPLGWHTTPTGIFVNGPIPGRFLTVELDGPPADRTTPITAQELEDSFERVTGVKVSISRVISATRFTDNTRQVPDYRKGRVLLAGDAAHVHSPFGGQGLNLGVGDAVNLGWKLAAVIRGRSPESLLDTYTRERHPIGAWVLDWTRAQVALMRTDPRSRALRAVTADLLDTRAATTRVLTKISGVLHRYDLGSADPLVGKAAPDFELADGTRVADHFGSGAAVLLDLTDSPALREQAAPWSDRVTVVTAKPAQPREPLALLIRPDGIVCWTSAEPHALDLALTTWFGDPL